ACGAGAGCGCCAGCGCTATCATGACCCTCTGCTTCATACCCCCGCTGAGCTCGTGTGGATACTGCTTGAGAACGCTCTCCGGCGCCGCGATCTTCACGAGCTTCAGAATCTCCACGGTCTTCTTCTTGAGGACCGCCTTGTCGTAGATGTTCTGGTGGAGCGAGATGACTTCTCCCAGCTGCGAGCCGATGTTGAAGACCGGGTCTAGGGCGGTGGACGGGTCCTGGAATACCATCGAGATTCTGCGACCTCTCACTCCACGCATCTGATTTTCTGTGAGAGTGATGAGCTCGACGCCCTTGAGCCTGATGGACCCTGCGGTGATCTTCCCGGGGGGTGGGACAAGCCTCAGCACTGAGAACGCGGTCATGCTCTTCCCGCAGCCCGTCTCCCCCACGATGCCCACGGACTCGTTCTCGTATATGGTCAGGTCTATGCCGTCCAGGGCCGTGACCGTGCCCTCATGAAGGAGGAACTGCGTCCTCAGCCCCTTGATCTCCAGCAGCGGCTTCCTGCCGGGCATCAGCGTCTCATCCCCTTCATGCGCGGGTCAAGGACATCCCTCATGCCGTCCCCAAGGAGGTTGAAGCCGAGTATGGTGAGCAGAAGCGTGATCCCGGGGAACGTCGAGATCCACGGCGCCTCCTGCAAATATGGTATGCCCCTGTAGAGCATGTATCCCCAGCTCGGGGTCGGGGGCTGTGTT
The sequence above is a segment of the Candidatus Thermoplasmatota archaeon genome. Coding sequences within it:
- a CDS encoding ABC transporter ATP-binding protein translates to MPGRKPLLEIKGLRTQFLLHEGTVTALDGIDLTIYENESVGIVGETGCGKSMTAFSVLRLVPPPGKITAGSIRLKGVELITLTENQMRGVRGRRISMVFQDPSTALDPVFNIGSQLGEVISLHQNIYDKAVLKKKTVEILKLVKIAAPESVLKQYPHELSGGMKQRVMIALALSCNPLLLIADEPTTALDVTIQAQILNLLKEVVKVAGSSMMIITHNLGVVAETCDRVCIMYAGRIVEIAETFDLFGSPLHPYTKGLLTAFPKLGERKEELAVIRGTVPNLMKPFPGCPFVDRCDYAVNACSRVRPWMVEVGPGHFVACHLYPAGGGTPDGV